Genomic DNA from Pleurodeles waltl isolate 20211129_DDA chromosome 1_2, aPleWal1.hap1.20221129, whole genome shotgun sequence:
GGTCAAGATACCAGAGTCACTAATAATATCTGTATGAATAAAACAGAGAAAGTGATGTGAAAAAAGCATCACTCCAAACAAAATAATGTATAATTACTTCCCTTCTTTCAATAAATGTTCACTCCGCCCCTCCCCTTAAATGAACTAATGTCAAAGTTACACCCAGTTCTCATAATGAACTCTTCAGAAAGTGGGAGCAGTTACTATACTAATTATAATGTGAATGCAAACCAATGAAAGTTTTATTTGGGAATGGAGGGACATAGTTCTTTTTCCAAAGACTGAATAAACTGATGGTTGAGGAACAGTAGCTGCCCATGTGGTAAAAAAGTATTCAGCAGGATCTCAGCCTTGTCCGCCTTCAGTACAACATCACTGCTTTGGTTCAGGAGCTTCAGGGCGTCCACGAGAAAGCGGACCAACATTCGGAGAGTGTTCTCCGCCAACACAAGGTTCTCATCCGCGTCACAGATGAGCGCAAAGCCAATGGACAGGACGCCCATCCACAGCACGGTCTTCTGGTCGTGGAACGGGTCCCCAGGAGACAGTCCAAACACCCCAAAGTCGGCATCCTGCAGGGAAAATGACTCATCTGGGGGCGGCTGTTGTGCACTTTCCACTACTGGTTTTCCAGAGGCCTGGCGCAGCAGAGCGCATGACGTCTGAACCTgcctaaaataaatataataaattagCTGTGATCAACTGATGCTCAGGCACAGAAATCGTTTGAATGCAGTTTACACAAATAAAAGTTTTTTGTATTAATAAGCAACTGTTGCGATTTGATGAGAAACACCATTAATACTGTACATTAGTTCCCATACATCAGATGAGACTTGAGCAGTCCATGGTTTGCATCAACCAATGGGGACAGGGTGATTAACAGCAACCAAGTAAAACACTCATTCACATTCAGTTCCTGTCATGGTTTCCTGCAGGGAGGGGTGTTGCACTGATATCTGAGACTGGAAGAGGTCTCAATGTGAGGAAAGCAAGCCTCAGACGAAGATCTTCTCATGCCCTAAAGTGGTCCCTGAGACCTTCTTAAATGTGTAGGAAGCGGTGATGGCTCTCATGTCAAAGAGAAGacatttcactgagttgagaggttAAGGCCTTGGAAGATGTTTGCAGCACATGGAGGTATGTGAGAAACCAGGAGGTGCAGGGTCTCCAATACAGGGAG
This window encodes:
- the AP5S1 gene encoding AP-5 complex subunit sigma-1 isoform X2; this encodes MLPGFRLLEGQEGSVYSQGSVSSQRGEELGSALEAGDITMVHGFLIHTLGSGLDGSQTLCRVLYSRTFSFETFDDQAEDKREHVPERERLRRKEQILTVARQVQTSCALLRQASGKPVVESAQQPPPDESFSLQDADFGVFGLSPGDPFHDQKTVLWMGVLSIGFALICDADENLVLAENTLRMLVRFLVDALKLLNQSSDVVLKADKAEILLNTFLPHGQLLFLNHQFIQSLEKELCPSIPK
- the AP5S1 gene encoding AP-5 complex subunit sigma-1 isoform X1, whose amino-acid sequence is MLPGFRLLEGQEGSVYSQGSVSSQRGEELGSALEAGDITMVHGFLIHTLGSGLDGSQTLCRVLYSRTFSFETFDDQAEDKREHVPERERLRRKEQILTVAREWRWWSSPFGFGVQWHTWVQTSCALLRQASGKPVVESAQQPPPDESFSLQDADFGVFGLSPGDPFHDQKTVLWMGVLSIGFALICDADENLVLAENTLRMLVRFLVDALKLLNQSSDVVLKADKAEILLNTFLPHGQLLFLNHQFIQSLEKELCPSIPK